From Thalassococcus sp. S3, one genomic window encodes:
- a CDS encoding SufE family protein has translation MASPAFEEIVEDFEFLDDWEDRYRYVIEKGKAMDPLEDALKVPATKVDGCASQVWLHPVIENGTFRFDGESDAMIVRGLIAVLRALYNDLPVADVSKVDARAEMARLGLNDHLSAQRSNGLRAMIERIRQTASQMA, from the coding sequence ATGGCCAGTCCTGCCTTTGAAGAGATCGTTGAGGATTTTGAATTTTTGGACGATTGGGAAGACCGCTATCGCTATGTCATCGAGAAGGGCAAGGCGATGGATCCGCTTGAGGATGCCCTGAAAGTCCCGGCGACAAAGGTCGATGGCTGCGCAAGCCAGGTCTGGCTGCATCCGGTCATCGAAAACGGGACTTTTCGCTTTGACGGAGAGAGCGACGCGATGATCGTGCGGGGGCTCATCGCGGTTCTGAGAGCGCTTTACAACGATCTGCCGGTGGCGGATGTGTCCAAGGTTGATGCCCGGGCAGAAATGGCGCGGCTGGGCCTGAACGATCATCTCTCGGCGCAGCGGTCGAACGGGCTGAGGGCGATGATCGAGCGCATCCGACAGACCGCGTCACAGATGGCGTGA
- the rnd gene encoding ribonuclease D: MKTLTTTQELAAFCKTAAAHPYVTVDTEFLRERTYFSKLCLIQLAVPGDGEDSAVLVDPLMDGMALDPLYDLFRNEDVVKVFHAARQDLEIFYIDAGVFPRPLFDTQVAAMVCGFGEQVGYETLVRKIVRQPLDKTSRFTDWSRRPLTEAQKTYALADVTHLRKIYEYLAAELQKSGRARWVAEELEILLTPATYDIKPQDAWRRIKTRSNSPRFLAVVRELAAFREAYAQKNDVPRNRVFKDDALVELASTKPKNHADLGQSRLLLREARKGEIAEGILEAVARGVSCAPENLPALDRSRDKMQVNPALADLLRVLLKAKTEASGVAAKLIAPSADLDAIAAGLRDVPALSGWRREVFGADALRLCEGRIALAATGQAVAIVEI; this comes from the coding sequence ATGAAAACGCTCACAACGACGCAAGAATTAGCGGCCTTTTGCAAAACAGCGGCTGCTCACCCCTATGTCACCGTCGATACAGAGTTCCTGCGTGAGCGAACCTATTTCTCAAAGCTCTGCCTGATCCAATTGGCTGTGCCCGGTGACGGCGAAGACAGCGCCGTTCTGGTGGATCCGTTGATGGACGGGATGGCGCTTGATCCGCTCTATGATCTCTTTCGCAACGAAGACGTGGTGAAGGTCTTTCACGCCGCGCGACAGGATCTTGAGATTTTCTATATCGACGCCGGTGTCTTTCCGCGCCCCCTTTTCGACACGCAAGTCGCCGCGATGGTCTGCGGCTTTGGCGAGCAGGTGGGCTATGAAACGCTGGTGCGCAAGATCGTGCGCCAGCCCTTGGACAAGACCTCACGCTTTACGGACTGGTCCCGGCGGCCCCTGACAGAGGCGCAGAAGACATATGCCCTGGCCGATGTGACGCATCTGCGCAAGATCTACGAATATCTGGCGGCAGAGCTGCAAAAGAGCGGGCGTGCGCGATGGGTTGCCGAAGAGCTGGAGATCCTCCTGACGCCGGCGACCTATGATATCAAACCGCAGGACGCCTGGCGCCGGATCAAGACCCGCAGCAATTCCCCCCGCTTTCTGGCCGTGGTGCGCGAGTTGGCAGCGTTTCGGGAGGCTTACGCCCAGAAGAACGACGTGCCCCGCAACCGGGTTTTCAAGGATGATGCGCTGGTTGAGCTTGCCTCGACCAAACCCAAAAATCACGCCGATCTTGGCCAGTCCCGTCTGCTGCTGCGCGAAGCCCGGAAGGGAGAGATCGCCGAAGGGATCCTGGAGGCCGTTGCGCGCGGAGTGTCCTGCGCGCCGGAAAACCTTCCGGCGCTGGATCGCAGCCGGGACAAGATGCAGGTCAATCCGGCTTTGGCCGATCTGCTGCGTGTTCTTTTGAAAGCCAAAACGGAGGCATCGGGCGTGGCCGCGAAGCTGATCGCGCCAAGCGCGGATCTGGACGCCATCGCTGCGGGCCTGCGCGACGTGCCCGCTCTGTCGGGCTGGCGGCGCGAGGTTTTCGGGGCCGATGCGCTGCGGCTTTGCGAAGGGCGCATCGCTCTTGCGGCCACGGGCCAGGCCGTGGCCATTGTCGAGATCTAG
- the purN gene encoding phosphoribosylglycinamide formyltransferase — translation MSRKKVAILISGSGSNMLALLDDMQADHPAEPCLVLSNDPAAPGLAKAAARGIDVASVDHRVFGRDRSAFEAELMKPLLAAGPDIVCLAGFMRILTAGFVSHWQGRMLNIHPSLLPRYKGLDTHARALDAGDARHGCTVHEVTPALDDGPLLGQADLEIRPGDTPATLAARVLDLEHRLYPAVLRRYAQGDRTPLFLTSDAA, via the coding sequence GTGAGCCGTAAGAAAGTCGCGATTCTGATTTCGGGCAGCGGGTCGAACATGCTGGCCCTTCTCGACGACATGCAGGCCGATCACCCGGCAGAGCCCTGCCTGGTTCTGTCCAATGATCCTGCCGCACCCGGTCTGGCCAAGGCGGCCGCACGTGGCATCGACGTTGCATCGGTTGATCACCGTGTCTTTGGGCGCGACCGGAGCGCGTTCGAGGCTGAGTTGATGAAGCCGCTTCTGGCGGCCGGCCCGGACATTGTCTGTCTGGCTGGCTTCATGCGCATTCTCACCGCCGGCTTCGTCTCGCATTGGCAGGGGCGTATGCTGAATATTCATCCCTCGCTTTTGCCCAGATACAAGGGGCTCGACACGCATGCGCGTGCTCTGGATGCCGGGGATGCGCGCCATGGCTGCACGGTGCATGAGGTCACGCCCGCGCTTGATGACGGACCCCTTTTGGGGCAGGCGGATCTTGAAATCCGGCCAGGCGATACCCCCGCCACACTCGCGGCGCGGGTGCTTGATCTTGAGCATCGGCTTTACCCCGCGGTCTTGCGCCGATACGCCCAAGGCGACCGGACACCGCTTTTCCTAACGTCGGATGCCGCTTGA
- the purM gene encoding phosphoribosylformylglycinamidine cyclo-ligase — translation MGTGKNGITYADAGVDIDAGNALVDRIKPAAARTARSGVMSGLGGFGALFDLKAAGFTDPVLVAATDGVGTKLRIAIDTGLVDQVGIDLVAMCVNDLVCQGAEPLFFLDYFATGKLDTDSAARVVEGIAEGCVRAGCALIGGETAEMPGMYPDGDFDLAGFAVGAMERGRALPAHVTEGDVLLGLASDGVHSNGYSLVRKLVDLSGLSWTAPSPFGDGTLGEALLAPTRLYVRSALAAIGKGGVHGLAHITGGGLTENLPRVLPQGLGAEVDLSSWNMPPVFAWMAETGGMEPSEMLKTFNCGVGMVLVCDPQAAGAIAEVLAAQGETVFEIGQVRSGDGVTYSGALV, via the coding sequence ATGGGCACAGGCAAGAACGGCATCACTTACGCGGATGCGGGCGTGGATATCGACGCGGGAAATGCGCTTGTCGACCGGATCAAGCCGGCGGCGGCGCGGACCGCGCGCAGCGGGGTGATGTCGGGGCTGGGCGGTTTTGGCGCACTCTTCGATCTCAAGGCGGCGGGCTTCACCGATCCGGTGCTGGTGGCGGCCACCGATGGCGTCGGCACCAAGCTGCGGATTGCGATTGATACGGGCCTGGTCGATCAGGTGGGGATCGACCTTGTCGCGATGTGTGTGAACGATCTGGTCTGTCAGGGGGCGGAACCGCTCTTTTTTCTAGACTATTTCGCCACCGGAAAGCTGGACACCGACAGTGCGGCCCGCGTGGTCGAGGGCATTGCCGAAGGCTGCGTGCGCGCGGGATGTGCCCTGATCGGGGGAGAGACGGCCGAGATGCCGGGCATGTATCCCGACGGTGATTTCGATTTGGCCGGTTTCGCGGTGGGCGCGATGGAACGGGGCAGGGCCTTGCCCGCTCACGTCACCGAAGGCGATGTGCTGCTGGGACTGGCCAGCGATGGTGTGCATTCGAACGGCTATTCACTGGTGCGCAAACTCGTCGATCTGTCGGGGCTCTCCTGGACCGCGCCTTCGCCCTTCGGCGATGGCACGTTGGGAGAGGCGTTGCTGGCGCCCACGCGACTTTATGTGCGCTCCGCACTGGCCGCGATCGGGAAGGGCGGCGTGCATGGGCTGGCCCACATCACCGGCGGGGGGCTGACCGAGAACCTGCCACGCGTTCTGCCGCAGGGACTGGGCGCCGAGGTCGATCTGTCGTCCTGGAATATGCCCCCCGTCTTTGCCTGGATGGCCGAAACCGGAGGGATGGAGCCAAGTGAAATGCTCAAGACCTTCAATTGCGGGGTCGGCATGGTTCTGGTCTGCGATCCGCAGGCGGCGGGCGCGATTGCCGAGGTCCTGGCGGCGCAGGGAGAGACGGTGTTCGAGATCGGCCAGGTGCGATCCGGCGACGGCGTGACCTATTCCGGGGCGCTGGTGTGA
- a CDS encoding ATP-binding protein produces MSFRWLKSYLPRGLYGRAALILIFPVVVLQLVVSIVFIQRHFEDVTTQMTQTVIRELRLVLDGVDVADDGVTALMSLEEITRTLQLRLSFVRPDAVPQADTIRWYDFSGRVMLNKLRGALPQVETALLPDNDDVTLFVITPQGPLEITFDRRRVSASNPHQLLVNMVFFGGLMTIIAYLYLRNQLRPITRLASAAEAFGRGRHVPYAPRGALEVRAAGNAFLDMRNRIERQIEQRTLMLSGVSHDLRTPLTRLKLGLSLIDEDEAAPLLRDVDDMQRLVDEFLSFAKGASEGEAEETDPASLVRQIAEDARRSGKAVDVTEINGEGRVALRPLAIRRALENLVNNAVRYGTKAEMSVAVTDKAVRFRIDDDGPGIAPELRSDALKPFMRLDPARNQDKGSGVGLGLAIAHDIARSHGGSLRLAEAEGLGGLRVDLILAR; encoded by the coding sequence ATGTCGTTTCGCTGGCTCAAATCCTATCTGCCCCGCGGGCTTTACGGACGCGCCGCGCTGATCCTGATCTTCCCGGTCGTGGTCTTGCAGCTTGTCGTCTCTATCGTCTTCATTCAACGGCATTTCGAGGACGTCACCACCCAGATGACCCAGACGGTCATCCGTGAGTTGCGGTTGGTTCTCGATGGCGTCGATGTCGCGGATGACGGTGTCACTGCGTTGATGTCGCTGGAAGAGATCACACGCACGCTGCAGTTGCGGCTTTCGTTTGTGCGCCCTGATGCGGTGCCGCAGGCCGACACCATCCGCTGGTACGACTTTTCGGGTCGGGTCATGTTGAACAAGCTGCGCGGCGCCTTGCCCCAGGTCGAAACGGCCCTGCTGCCCGACAACGATGATGTCACGCTGTTCGTCATCACACCGCAGGGCCCGTTGGAAATTACCTTTGATCGCAGGCGCGTGTCGGCGTCAAACCCGCATCAATTGCTGGTCAACATGGTGTTTTTCGGCGGATTGATGACGATCATCGCCTATCTGTATCTGCGAAATCAGTTGCGGCCGATCACACGGCTTGCAAGCGCGGCAGAGGCTTTCGGCAGGGGGCGGCATGTCCCTTACGCGCCGCGGGGGGCATTGGAGGTTCGGGCGGCCGGAAATGCCTTTCTTGACATGCGCAACCGGATCGAACGGCAGATCGAACAGCGCACGCTCATGCTGTCCGGGGTCAGCCACGATTTGCGCACGCCGCTTACCCGGCTGAAACTGGGTCTGTCGCTGATTGACGAGGACGAGGCCGCGCCGCTGCTGCGCGATGTGGATGACATGCAGCGTCTGGTCGACGAGTTCCTGAGCTTTGCCAAGGGCGCGTCGGAGGGCGAGGCAGAGGAGACAGACCCCGCCTCGCTCGTCCGGCAGATCGCCGAGGACGCCAGGCGCAGCGGAAAGGCCGTGGATGTGACGGAGATCAATGGCGAGGGGCGCGTGGCGTTGCGTCCCCTGGCCATCCGCCGGGCGCTGGAAAACCTTGTGAACAACGCGGTGCGATACGGAACAAAGGCCGAGATGTCGGTGGCGGTCACCGACAAGGCCGTCCGCTTCCGGATCGATGACGACGGTCCGGGGATCGCGCCCGAGCTGCGGTCCGATGCCTTGAAACCTTTCATGCGTCTTGATCCCGCGCGCAATCAGGACAAGGGCAGTGGCGTGGGTTTGGGCCTTGCTATTGCCCATGACATTGCTCGAAGCCATGGCGGCAGTTTGCGACTGGCCGAAGCCGAAGGGCTGGGCGGTTTGCGTGTTGACCTGATCCTCGCCCGATAA
- a CDS encoding MBL fold metallo-hydrolase, with translation MTAAPDDFNPPPGQAETLEPGLRRLVAPNPSPMTYRGTNTYLLGTKGLAVIDPGPLDDRHLAAIGAALEPGQSITHIVVTHSHLDHSPLARPLARKTGAPVLAFGTARAGRSAVMDRLALSGLGGGGEGIDADFRPDVHLPDGERITGDDWSLEVLHTPGHLGNHISLGWNEACFTGDHVMGWASSLVSPPDGDLTDFMASCRKLRARDWRRFYPGHGAPIDDPSERLDWLIDHRLTREAAILDQLAQAPATAEVLAHRIYTETPPALLPAATRNVFAHLVDLAQQNRAHPIGPLAADARFALGPPP, from the coding sequence ATGACAGCCGCACCGGACGACTTTAACCCTCCCCCCGGTCAGGCAGAGACGCTGGAGCCCGGTCTGCGACGCCTCGTTGCGCCAAACCCGTCTCCGATGACCTATCGCGGCACCAATACCTATCTCCTGGGCACCAAGGGGCTTGCCGTCATTGATCCGGGTCCGCTGGACGACCGTCATCTCGCCGCGATTGGGGCCGCTTTGGAGCCGGGCCAGTCCATCACTCATATCGTCGTCACGCACAGCCATCTCGACCATTCTCCGCTCGCCCGGCCCCTGGCGCGCAAGACAGGGGCCCCGGTGCTGGCCTTTGGCACGGCCCGCGCGGGGCGCAGCGCGGTCATGGACAGACTTGCCCTCAGCGGGCTCGGCGGTGGAGGCGAAGGGATCGACGCCGACTTTCGCCCTGACGTGCACCTCCCCGACGGGGAACGGATCACCGGCGATGACTGGTCGCTTGAGGTGCTCCACACGCCCGGACATCTGGGCAACCATATCTCGCTTGGCTGGAACGAGGCCTGTTTCACCGGAGATCACGTGATGGGCTGGGCCAGCTCGCTCGTGTCGCCCCCCGATGGGGATCTGACCGATTTCATGGCGTCCTGCCGCAAATTGCGCGCCCGCGACTGGCGCCGCTTCTATCCCGGCCACGGCGCGCCGATAGACGACCCGTCCGAAAGGCTCGATTGGCTGATCGACCACCGGCTGACCCGCGAGGCCGCGATTCTCGATCAGCTGGCACAAGCGCCGGCCACGGCTGAGGTTCTGGCCCACCGCATCTACACCGAAACGCCACCTGCCCTTCTGCCGGCCGCCACGCGCAATGTCTTTGCTCATCTTGTTGATCTTGCCCAACAAAACCGCGCCCATCCGATCGGCCCCCTGGCCGCCGATGCACGCTTTGCGCTGGGGCCTCCACCATGA
- a CDS encoding VOC family protein gives MTDPVFKSIKAIDYTVILVRDMDAMRRFYEDVLGFELTRTLSENWLEYRVGPNTLALSWPGLMRADAPVPEGSAALQLAFRVEREAVDVCARALEARDVPILSPPTDRDFGHRTLFFRDPDGNLLEIYAEI, from the coding sequence ATGACTGATCCAGTCTTCAAATCCATCAAAGCCATCGACTACACCGTCATCCTCGTGCGTGACATGGACGCGATGCGGCGTTTTTATGAGGATGTCCTGGGCTTTGAGCTGACCCGCACTCTTTCGGAAAACTGGCTGGAATATCGTGTCGGGCCGAACACGCTCGCCCTCTCCTGGCCGGGCCTCATGCGGGCGGATGCGCCGGTGCCGGAGGGGAGCGCCGCGCTGCAATTGGCCTTCCGGGTCGAGCGGGAGGCGGTGGATGTCTGCGCCCGCGCGCTTGAGGCCCGTGACGTCCCCATCCTGTCGCCCCCGACCGACCGGGATTTCGGCCATCGCACACTGTTTTTTCGGGATCCGGACGGCAACCTCCTCGAGATCTACGCGGAGATCTGA
- a CDS encoding vitamin B12-dependent ribonucleotide reductase: MKIERKFTTAGKDAYAALDFVMATSEIRNPDGTIVFRQEEIEVPSTWSQVASDVIAQKYFRKAGVPARLKKVREKDVPEFLWRSVPDGKDVEFGGESSSKQVFDRLAGAWTYWGWKGGYFSTEEDARAYFDEMRYMLATQRAAPNSPQWFNTGLHWAYGIDGPAQGHYYVDYKTGKLTKSKSSYEHPQPHACFIQSVADDLVNEGGIMDLWVREARLFKYGSGTGTNFSHLRGEGEALSGGGKSSGLMGFLKIGDRAAGAIKSGGTTRRAAKMVICDADHPDIEDFINWKVIEEQKVASIVAGSKMHEAKLNGIFEALRTWDGAVEDAYDPAANSALKTAIREAKKVAIPETYIKRVLDYAKQGHTSIEFPTYDTDWDSEAYNSVSGQNSNNSIRVTDAFLYAVEKDAEWELINRTDGSVAKTVKARDLWEQVGHAAWACADPGIQYHDTVNAWHTCPEDGPIRGSNPCSEYMFLDDTACNLASMNLLTFLKDGEFQAEDYIHVTRLWTLTLEISVTMAQFPSKEIAQLSYDFRTLGLGYANIGGLLMNMGYSYDSDEGRALCGALTAIMTGVSYATSAEVAGELGAFAGYERNADHMLRVMRNHRNAAYGATEGYEAVNVKPVPLDHGNCPDARLVDLAQSAWDEALKLGEQHGYRNAQATVIAPTGTIGLVMDCDTTGIEPDFALVKFKKLAGGGYFKIINRSVPSALEKLGYGSAQIEEIVSYAVGHGTIGNAPGINHTSLAGHGFGPNELAKVDAALESAFDIRFVFNQWTLGEEFCTQVLGIPTEKLNDPTFDLLRHLGFAKADIDAANDHVCGTMTLEGAPHLKEEHYAIFDCANPCGKKGKRFLSVDSHITMMAAAQSFISGAISKTINMPNDATIEDCQKAYELSWSLGVKANALYRDGSKLSQPLAAALVEDDEEAAEVLESGSVTEKAAVLAEKIVEKVVVKEIVRSHREKMPQRRKGYTQKAIVGGHKVYLRTGEYEDGNLGEIFIDMHKEGAGFRAMMNNFAIAVSVGLQYGVPLEEFVDAFTFTKFEPAGMVQGNDSIKNATSILDYVFRELAVSYLDRTDLAHVKPQGATFDDLGRGEEEGVSNVSELSETAATKSLEVLKQISSTGYLRKRLPQELVVLNGGQSIGATALNGAVDPVGALQTLVPETVAVTSTTTTAMATGNVEMDARTKAKMQGYEGEACGECGNYTLVRNGTCMKCNTCGATSGCS, from the coding sequence ATGAAAATCGAAAGAAAATTCACCACGGCAGGGAAAGACGCATACGCCGCGCTGGATTTCGTGATGGCGACGTCTGAGATCCGCAACCCGGACGGCACGATTGTCTTCCGTCAGGAAGAGATCGAAGTGCCCAGCACCTGGAGCCAGGTGGCCAGTGATGTGATCGCGCAGAAGTATTTCCGCAAGGCCGGCGTGCCCGCGCGGTTGAAGAAAGTGCGCGAGAAGGATGTGCCGGAGTTTCTGTGGCGCTCTGTTCCGGATGGCAAAGACGTGGAATTCGGCGGCGAAAGCTCCTCCAAACAGGTGTTTGACCGTTTGGCGGGCGCTTGGACCTATTGGGGCTGGAAAGGTGGCTATTTCTCGACCGAGGAAGACGCACGCGCCTATTTCGACGAGATGCGCTATATGCTGGCCACGCAGCGGGCCGCCCCGAACAGCCCTCAATGGTTCAACACCGGTCTGCACTGGGCCTACGGCATCGACGGTCCGGCGCAGGGCCATTACTATGTCGATTACAAGACCGGAAAGCTGACCAAATCCAAATCCTCCTATGAGCATCCGCAGCCCCATGCGTGTTTTATCCAGTCGGTCGCGGACGATCTGGTGAACGAAGGCGGCATCATGGACCTCTGGGTGCGCGAGGCACGTCTTTTCAAGTACGGCTCGGGCACCGGCACCAATTTCTCGCATCTGCGCGGCGAGGGTGAGGCGCTGTCGGGCGGTGGCAAATCGTCGGGTCTGATGGGCTTTCTGAAGATCGGCGACCGGGCAGCGGGCGCGATCAAGTCGGGCGGTACCACGCGGCGCGCAGCCAAAATGGTGATCTGCGACGCGGACCACCCGGATATCGAGGATTTCATCAACTGGAAGGTCATCGAAGAGCAGAAGGTGGCAAGCATCGTCGCCGGCTCCAAGATGCACGAGGCCAAGCTGAACGGCATTTTCGAAGCACTGCGGACATGGGACGGCGCGGTAGAAGATGCCTATGACCCGGCGGCCAATAGCGCGCTGAAGACGGCGATCCGCGAGGCCAAGAAAGTCGCGATCCCTGAGACGTATATCAAGCGTGTGCTGGACTATGCCAAGCAGGGCCATACCAGCATCGAATTCCCGACCTACGACACCGATTGGGACAGCGAAGCCTATAACTCCGTCTCGGGCCAGAATTCGAACAACTCGATCCGCGTGACCGATGCGTTCCTTTATGCGGTCGAGAAGGATGCGGAGTGGGAGCTGATCAACCGCACCGACGGATCCGTCGCCAAAACGGTAAAGGCACGGGATCTTTGGGAGCAGGTCGGTCATGCGGCCTGGGCCTGCGCCGATCCGGGCATCCAGTATCACGACACGGTCAATGCCTGGCACACTTGCCCGGAAGACGGTCCGATCCGCGGATCCAACCCGTGCTCGGAATACATGTTCCTTGATGACACGGCGTGCAACCTTGCCTCGATGAACCTGCTGACCTTCCTCAAGGACGGTGAGTTTCAGGCCGAAGACTATATCCATGTCACACGCCTCTGGACGCTGACGCTGGAAATCAGCGTGACCATGGCGCAGTTCCCGTCGAAGGAGATCGCGCAGCTCAGCTATGATTTCCGGACGCTGGGCCTTGGCTATGCCAATATCGGCGGATTGCTGATGAACATGGGATATTCCTATGACAGCGACGAGGGCCGCGCGCTTTGCGGGGCGTTGACGGCGATCATGACGGGCGTGTCCTATGCGACCTCGGCAGAAGTGGCCGGAGAGCTGGGCGCCTTTGCGGGCTATGAGCGCAACGCCGATCACATGCTGCGCGTCATGCGTAACCACCGTAACGCCGCCTATGGGGCGACCGAAGGCTATGAGGCGGTGAACGTCAAGCCGGTGCCGCTGGATCACGGCAATTGCCCCGATGCGCGGCTGGTCGATCTGGCCCAATCTGCCTGGGACGAGGCGCTGAAGCTGGGTGAGCAGCACGGCTATCGCAATGCGCAGGCCACGGTGATCGCACCTACGGGCACGATCGGGCTGGTCATGGATTGCGACACAACCGGGATCGAGCCTGATTTCGCGCTGGTGAAGTTCAAGAAGCTGGCCGGTGGGGGCTACTTCAAGATCATCAACCGCTCGGTTCCGTCCGCGTTGGAAAAGCTGGGCTATGGCTCCGCTCAGATCGAGGAGATCGTCAGCTACGCGGTGGGTCACGGTACAATCGGCAACGCGCCGGGGATCAATCACACGTCGCTGGCCGGGCACGGCTTTGGCCCGAATGAGCTGGCCAAGGTGGATGCGGCGCTGGAAAGCGCCTTCGACATCCGGTTCGTGTTCAACCAGTGGACGCTGGGCGAGGAATTCTGTACTCAAGTCCTTGGTATCCCTACCGAAAAGCTGAACGATCCGACCTTTGACCTGCTGCGTCATCTGGGCTTTGCCAAGGCCGACATCGATGCCGCGAACGACCATGTCTGCGGGACGATGACGCTGGAAGGTGCGCCGCATCTGAAGGAGGAGCATTACGCGATCTTCGATTGCGCCAATCCCTGCGGCAAGAAGGGCAAGCGCTTCCTGTCGGTCGACAGTCACATCACCATGATGGCCGCGGCGCAAAGCTTCATCTCGGGCGCGATCTCCAAGACGATCAACATGCCCAATGATGCGACCATCGAGGATTGTCAGAAAGCCTATGAGCTGAGCTGGTCGCTAGGTGTGAAGGCAAACGCGCTCTACCGCGATGGCTCCAAGCTGAGCCAGCCTTTGGCCGCCGCGTTGGTCGAGGATGACGAGGAGGCAGCAGAGGTACTGGAAAGCGGGTCGGTCACCGAAAAGGCCGCCGTTCTGGCTGAAAAGATTGTCGAAAAGGTTGTGGTGAAAGAGATCGTCCGCAGCCACCGCGAGAAGATGCCGCAACGACGCAAGGGCTACACTCAGAAAGCCATTGTCGGGGGCCACAAGGTCTATCTGCGGACAGGCGAATACGAGGACGGCAACCTCGGCGAGATTTTCATCGACATGCACAAGGAAGGCGCTGGCTTCCGGGCGATGATGAACAATTTCGCCATCGCGGTGTCCGTGGGCCTGCAATACGGCGTGCCGCTGGAGGAGTTCGTGGATGCGTTCACCTTCACCAAGTTCGAACCGGCGGGCATGGTGCAGGGCAATGACAGCATCAAGAACGCAACCTCGATCCTTGACTACGTGTTCCGGGAACTGGCTGTCTCCTACCTCGACCGCACCGATCTGGCGCATGTCAAACCGCAAGGGGCGACCTTCGACGATCTGGGTCGTGGGGAAGAGGAAGGCGTCTCCAACGTCTCCGAGCTGAGCGAGACGGCGGCCACCAAGTCCTTGGAAGTACTGAAACAAATCAGCTCGACCGGGTATCTCCGCAAGCGGTTGCCGCAAGAGCTGGTGGTGCTGAATGGCGGGCAATCCATCGGGGCCACGGCGCTGAACGGCGCGGTCGACCCGGTGGGCGCGCTGCAGACACTGGTGCCTGAAACGGTGGCGGTCACAAGCACGACGACAACCGCAATGGCCACGGGCAACGTCGAAATGGACGCCCGCACCAAGGCCAAGATGCAGGGCTACGAAGGCGAGGCCTGCGGCGAATGCGGAAACTACACGCTGGTGCGCAACGGCACCTGCATGAAGTGCAACACCTGCGGGGCGACCAGCGGATGTAGCTAA
- a CDS encoding isocitrate lyase/phosphoenolpyruvate mutase family protein, giving the protein MTQIDKAQRFKALHVPGDPVVLYNIWDAGSAKELDAAGAPAIATGSWSVAAAQGYGDGQKIPLALLLQITERITETVESPVTIDFEGGYAEAAEDVTANVRKLVQAGAVGLNFEDQIVGGSGLYPIGTQAARIAAVRAAGEAEDVPIVINARTDIFLKARDPDAHGGFVAEALDRCAAYAEAGADCFFIPGLTEAGLIRQICADSPLPVNVMMRGALSSVEEVAEMGVARASFGPGPYADAMKALKARYLAAT; this is encoded by the coding sequence ATGACTCAAATCGACAAGGCGCAGCGTTTCAAGGCGTTGCATGTACCGGGTGACCCCGTGGTGCTTTACAATATCTGGGATGCGGGCAGTGCAAAGGAACTGGACGCTGCCGGTGCCCCCGCAATCGCCACCGGCAGCTGGTCGGTGGCAGCCGCGCAAGGCTATGGAGACGGGCAGAAGATACCCCTCGCGCTCTTGCTGCAGATTACAGAGCGGATCACCGAGACGGTTGAAAGTCCGGTCACCATCGATTTCGAAGGCGGCTATGCCGAGGCTGCGGAGGACGTGACCGCGAATGTCCGCAAGCTGGTGCAAGCGGGGGCGGTCGGCCTGAATTTCGAAGATCAGATCGTTGGCGGCAGCGGTCTTTATCCGATAGGCACCCAGGCGGCGCGGATCGCGGCGGTGCGGGCCGCCGGAGAGGCTGAGGATGTGCCGATCGTGATCAATGCGCGGACGGACATTTTCCTGAAAGCACGAGATCCTGACGCGCATGGCGGATTTGTGGCCGAAGCGCTGGACCGATGCGCGGCCTATGCCGAGGCGGGCGCGGATTGCTTCTTTATTCCCGGCCTGACGGAGGCAGGCCTGATCCGGCAGATCTGTGCCGACAGTCCCTTGCCGGTCAATGTGATGATGCGGGGCGCTCTGAGCTCGGTTGAGGAGGTTGCCGAGATGGGCGTGGCCCGCGCAAGCTTTGGCCCCGGTCCCTATGCGGATGCGATGAAAGCGCTGAAAGCGCGGTATCTGGCTGCGACCTGA